In the Sphingomonas sp. LM7 genome, one interval contains:
- a CDS encoding alkaline phosphatase family protein has translation MKFVPIAALALLAATPAAAQQAPAPAPQTPPKLLVVISVDQFSADLFAEYRSQFREGFARLLSGAVFPSGYQSHAATETCPGHSTILTGARPARTGIIANDWTDFSAPREDKTVYCAEDESVPGSNSKEYTVSDKHLKVPTLGEWMKLADPESRVVSVAGKDRAAVMMGGHKVDELWWWGGKSFVSYAGRAEPAMVTRVNAGVTERIAEAQEPMALTLFCQARSRAIPVTTTMSVGDGRFARAAGDIRGFRASPEFDEAILALGAGLATDMKLGQGAHTDLLIVGASATDYVGHGLGTEGSEMCLQMAALDQALGKLFAVLDRSGVDYAVALTADHGGHDLPERNRDHAAPMAVRVDPALSATAIGKQVATKLGIAGPTLVGSTAGDVYFDPKLTKAQRIAVQAEAIRLYSAHPQVQAVLTRSQIAATPAPKGPPETWSLLERARQSYEPSRSGDLVVALKPRVTPIASPGPGYVATHGSFWDYDRRVPILFWRKGMTGFEQPLSIETVDIAPTLAGLIHVPVPVQIDGRCLDLDSGTGSTCN, from the coding sequence ATGAAGTTCGTGCCCATCGCAGCGCTCGCGCTGCTCGCCGCCACGCCCGCAGCCGCCCAGCAGGCGCCGGCACCCGCGCCGCAGACTCCGCCCAAGCTGCTGGTGGTGATCTCGGTCGATCAATTCTCGGCAGACCTATTCGCCGAATATCGCAGCCAGTTCCGCGAGGGTTTCGCGCGGCTGCTGTCGGGCGCGGTATTCCCGTCGGGCTATCAGAGCCACGCCGCGACCGAGACCTGCCCGGGGCATTCGACGATCCTCACCGGCGCACGGCCGGCGCGCACCGGGATCATCGCCAACGACTGGACCGACTTCAGCGCGCCGCGCGAGGACAAGACGGTCTATTGCGCCGAGGATGAGAGCGTCCCAGGCAGCAATTCGAAAGAATACACCGTCTCGGACAAGCATCTGAAGGTGCCGACGCTCGGCGAATGGATGAAGCTTGCCGACCCCGAGAGCCGCGTCGTCTCGGTCGCCGGCAAGGATCGCGCCGCGGTGATGATGGGCGGGCACAAGGTTGACGAGCTCTGGTGGTGGGGCGGCAAGAGCTTCGTCTCCTATGCCGGGCGCGCCGAGCCGGCGATGGTCACCCGCGTCAACGCCGGGGTGACCGAGCGGATCGCCGAGGCGCAGGAGCCGATGGCGCTGACGCTCTTCTGCCAGGCACGCAGCCGCGCGATCCCGGTGACGACGACGATGTCGGTGGGTGACGGACGCTTCGCGCGCGCCGCTGGCGACATCCGCGGCTTCCGCGCATCGCCCGAATTCGACGAGGCGATCCTCGCGCTCGGTGCCGGGCTCGCCACCGACATGAAGCTGGGGCAGGGCGCGCATACCGACCTGCTGATCGTCGGCGCTTCGGCGACCGATTATGTCGGCCATGGCCTGGGCACCGAGGGCAGCGAGATGTGCCTGCAGATGGCCGCGCTCGACCAGGCGCTGGGCAAGCTGTTCGCAGTGCTCGACCGGAGCGGCGTTGACTATGCCGTGGCGCTGACCGCCGATCATGGCGGCCATGACCTGCCCGAGCGCAACCGCGATCACGCCGCGCCGATGGCCGTGCGTGTCGATCCGGCGCTGTCGGCGACCGCGATCGGCAAGCAGGTTGCAACGAAGCTGGGGATCGCCGGGCCGACCCTGGTCGGCAGCACGGCGGGCGACGTCTATTTCGATCCCAAGCTGACCAAGGCGCAGCGCATCGCGGTGCAGGCCGAGGCGATCCGGCTGTATTCGGCGCACCCCCAGGTCCAGGCAGTGCTTACGCGCAGCCAGATCGCGGCGACGCCGGCGCCCAAGGGACCGCCTGAGACGTGGAGCCTGCTCGAGCGCGCCCGCCAGTCCTATGAACCGTCGCGTTCGGGCGATCTCGTCGTCGCGCTCAAGCCGCGGGTAACTCCGATCGCCAGCCCGGGACCCGGCTATGTCGCGACGCATGGCAGCTTCTGGGACTATGACCGCCGCGTGCCGATCCTGTTCTGGCGCAAGGGCATGACCGGGTTCGAACAGCCGCTGTCGATCGAGACGGTGGACATCGCACCGACCCTGGCCGGACTGATCCATGTGCCGGTGCCAGTGCAGATCGACGGGCGGTGCCTGGATCTCGACTCGGGGACGGGCAGCACCTGCAACTAG
- a CDS encoding right-handed parallel beta-helix repeat-containing protein: MRASILLLALAAPAAAQERPAPFVVAETGQGYASIDEAVTAIRDDDATILIAPGTYRQCTVQTGGKITFKARQPGTVIFEKEVCEEKAGFVLRGRGSTIDGIVFRGYAVSDGNGAGIRHEMGDLTITNSMFLDSQEGILGGGHETVRRVSIDRTTFSGLGQCETENCSHAIYLAVDGDVSVTRSRFERGTGGHYVKLRARRVSITDSSFDDSAGKKTNYMIDLSEGGTGLIARNTFVQGKSKDNHSGLIVVAAEGRTYPSAGLRVEDNTASMAPGAPANPAFVADLSGSTIELSNNRLSGMRAFERR, encoded by the coding sequence ATGCGCGCTTCCATTCTACTCCTCGCCCTCGCCGCCCCTGCCGCCGCGCAGGAGCGACCTGCCCCGTTCGTCGTCGCCGAGACCGGTCAGGGCTATGCCTCGATCGACGAGGCAGTCACTGCGATCCGCGACGACGATGCGACGATCCTGATCGCGCCGGGCACCTATCGCCAATGCACTGTCCAGACGGGCGGCAAGATCACGTTCAAGGCGCGCCAGCCCGGCACGGTGATCTTCGAAAAGGAAGTCTGCGAGGAAAAAGCCGGCTTCGTGCTGCGCGGCCGCGGCTCGACGATCGATGGCATCGTCTTCCGCGGCTATGCGGTCTCCGACGGCAACGGCGCCGGCATCCGCCATGAGATGGGCGACCTGACGATCACCAACTCGATGTTCCTCGACAGCCAGGAAGGCATCCTCGGCGGCGGGCACGAGACCGTCCGCCGCGTGAGCATCGATCGCACCACTTTCTCCGGCCTCGGCCAGTGCGAGACCGAGAATTGCAGCCATGCGATCTATCTCGCGGTCGACGGCGACGTCTCGGTCACCCGCTCGCGCTTCGAGCGCGGCACCGGCGGGCATTACGTCAAGCTGCGCGCGCGCCGGGTCAGCATCACCGATTCGAGCTTCGACGACAGCGCCGGCAAGAAGACCAACTACATGATCGACCTGTCCGAAGGCGGCACCGGGCTGATCGCGCGCAACACCTTCGTCCAGGGCAAGAGCAAGGACAATCATTCGGGGCTGATCGTGGTGGCGGCCGAGGGCCGGACCTATCCGTCCGCCGGGCTGCGGGTGGAGGACAATACCGCCAGCATGGCGCCCGGCGCGCCGGCCAACCCGGCGTTCGTGGCGGATCTCAGCGGCTCGACGATCGAGCTGAGCAACAACCGGCTGAGCGGGATGCGGGCCTTCGAGCGGAGATAA